The proteins below are encoded in one region of Phaseolus vulgaris cultivar G19833 chromosome 1, P. vulgaris v2.0, whole genome shotgun sequence:
- the LOC137814042 gene encoding disease resistance protein RGA2-like codes for MAEYFVFEIAESLLGKLASNLYEEVSRAFDLYEDVQGLRDTLLIVKGVLLDAEEKKEKKHGLREWLRQIQNVCLDTEDVLDGFECQSLRKQVLKASGSTRMKVDHFFSSSNSLVFRFRMARQIKNVRRRLDKIAADGRKFGLERIDVEHSRLQRREMTYSHVDASGVIGREKDREETIKLLMQPHPHGDGYGDQSVCVIPIVGFGGLGKTTLAKLVFNDKRMDDLFPLKMWVCISDDFDIRQIVVKIINSASDPTISVVPQESIDNLDIEQLQSRLRHKLSCQKYLLVLDDVWNDDRAKWIELKDLIKVGAIGSKIIVTTRSHSIASMMGTVPSYVLEGLSAENCLSLFLKWAFKEGEEKEHPNLVEIGKEIVKKCGGVPLALKTSGSSLFSVFDLERWEVMRDHELWNLKQQEDDILPSLKLSYDQMPSYLRHCFAFFSLYPKDFGFTSAEMANFWVTLGLLRSPFGSQKIENVGKLYIYELYSRSFLEDFEDFGTVYYFKLHDLVHDLSLYVAKEEFLMVNSHTRKIPEQVRHISVVENDSLSHTLFPKFRGVRTIIFPVDGVGVGSEYLLETWIKRYKYLRHLDLSDSFFETLPNSIAKLEHLRALSLDNNCSIKRLPNSFCKLQNLQMLSLRRCLGLETLPKRLGMLIRLRKLYITTKQSILLEDEFASLNSLHTLIFEYSDNLKFLFQGAQAQLPSLKVLIIQSCGNLESLPLHLLPKLEVLIVTRCVMLNLSFNSERPIQRLMMKYLHIEQCARQQTLPQWIQGASNTLRTLLISNFHCLEKLPEWLNTMTDLKMLHIVNCPQLLHLPSEMHRLRALEDLIIDGCPELGRKCEPQSGEYWSFISHIKCVSIGETRKRKLLFQMLSRLRLKCT; via the coding sequence ATGGCCGAATATTTTGTCTTCGAAATTGCTGAATCACTGCTGGGGAAGCTTGCATCTAATCTTTATGAAGAAGTTTCTCGAGCCTTTGATCTGTACGAGGATGTGCAAGGTCTGAGAGACACCTTGTTAATTGTAAAGGGCGTGCTCTTGGATGCTGaggagaagaaggagaagaagcaTGGGTTGCGTGAATGGCTCAGGCAGATTCAAAACGTATGCCTAGATACTGAAGATGTGTTGGATGGATTTGAGTGCCAAAGCCTGAGAAAACAAGTTCTCAAAGCTTCAGGCAGCACCAGGATGAAGGTAGACCACttcttttcttcatctaatTCTCTTGTTTTCCGTTTTAGGATGGCTAggcaaataaaaaatgttaggcGTAGATTGGATAAGATAGCAGCTGATGGGAGAAAGTTTGGTCTTGAGAGGATTGATGTTGAACACAGCCGTCTGCAAAGGAGAGAAATGACTTATTCTCATGTTGATGCTTCAGGGGTTATAGGAAGGGAGAAGGATAGGGAAGAAACTATCAAGCTTTTGATGCAACCTCACCCTCATGGTGATGGTTATGGAGATCAAAGTGTTTGTGTTATTCCCATAGTAGGTTTTGGAGGGTTGGGGAAGACGACACTAGCAAAGTTGGTGTTCAATGATAAGAGAATGGATGATCTTTTCCCGTTGAAGATGTGGGTGTGTATTTCTGATGACTTTGACATAAGGCAGATAGTTGTTAAAATCATCAACTCTGCTTCTGATCCAACCATTTCTGTTGTTCCCCAAGAAAGCATTGACAATTTAGATATTGAGCAGTTACAAAGTCGTCTTAGACACAAACTTTCTTGCCAGAAGTATCTACTAGTCTTGGATGATGTATGGAATGATGATCGTGCAAAATGGATAGAGTTGAAAGATTTAATTAAAGTTGGTGCAATTGGAAGCAAAATCATAGTGACAACACGAAGCCACTCAATTGCTTCCATGATGGGCACTGTTCCCTCGTATGTTTTAGAAGGTCTTTCTGCGGAGAATTGCTTATCTCTGTTTCTCAAATGGGCATTTAAGGAAGGTGAAGAAAAAGAACACCCAAATCTAGTGGAGATTGGAAAAGAAATAGTGAAAAAGTGCGGAGGGGTTCCACTAGCACTGAAAACTTCAGGAAGTTCCCTGTTCTCGGTTTTTGATTTAGAAAGATGGGAAGTTATGAGAGACCATGAGCTATGGAACCTAAAACAACAGGAAGATGACATTTTACCTTCCCTAAAGTTGAGCTATGATCAAATGCCATCCTATTTGAGGCACtgttttgctttcttttctctttatcCTAAAGATTTTGGCTTTACCAGTGCAGAAATGGCTAACTTTTGGGTCACACTTGGATTACTTCGATCACCATTTGGAAGTCAGAAGatagagaatgttggaaaactatatatatatgagtTATATTCAAGATCATTTCTGGAGGACTTTGAGGACTTTGGCACAGTGTACTATTTTAAACTACATGATTTGGTACATGATCTTTCGTTGTATGTTGCTAAAGAGGAGTTTCTAATGGTGAACTCCCATACTCGCAAAATACCTGAGCAAGTAAGGCATATATCAGTCGTTGAAAATGACTCACTAAGCCATACTTTGTTCCCCAAGTTCAGAGGTGTGAGAACTATAATATTTCCCGTTGATGGAGTGGGTGTTGGCAGTGAATATCTTTTGGAAACATGGATAAAAAGATACAAATACTTACGTCATTTAGATTTAAGTGATTCCTTTTTTGAGACACTTCCTAATTCAATTGCTAAATTGGAGCATCTGCGAGCTCTCAGTCTTGATAATAATTGTAGCATAAAAAGACTTCCTAATTCTTTTTGCAAACTCCAAAACTTACAAATGTTGTCTTTAAGAAGATGCTTGGGCCTTGAAACATTGCCTAAACGATTAGGGATGTTAATCAGACTCCGAAAATTGTATATAACCACAAAACAGTCTATTTTGTTAGAGGATGAGTTTGCAAGCTTGAACAGTCTCCATACTTTGATTTTTGAATACAGTGACAATTTGAAGTTTTTGTTCCAAGGAGCACAAGCACAACTCCCATCCCTTAAAGTTTTGATCATTCAATCATGTGGGAACCTAGAGTCCTTACCTCTTCATCTTCTCCCTAAACTTGAGGTTCTGATTGTAACAAGGTGCGTGATGCTAAACCTGTCCTTCAACAGCGAAAGACCAATCCAAAGATTGATGATGAAATATTTGCATATTGAGCAATGTGCACGGCAACAGACATTGCCTCAATGGATTCAAGGAGCCTCCAACACTTTGAGAACAttgttaatttcaaattttcattgTCTTGAGAAGCTTCCTGAGTGGCTTAACACAATGACTGATCTTAAGATGCTCCATATTGTTAACTGTCCTCAGTTGTTGCATCTTCCAAGTGAGATGCATCGTCTACGAGCCCTTGAAGATTTGATCATAGATGGTTGCCCTGAATTGGGTCGAAAATGTGAACCACAGTCTGGTGAGTACTGGTCCTTTATCTCTCACATCAAATGTGTTTCCATTGGAGAAACAAGAAAAAGGAAACTCCTTTTTCAAATGCTTTCACGACTGCGCTTGAAATGCACTTAG